A region of Mesorhizobium sp. AR02 DNA encodes the following proteins:
- a CDS encoding metallophosphoesterase family protein, whose product MAEPGIHFLDAHGPEGVRLYAIGDVHGRLDLLAAMHQRIESELEWKPVRDWRVIHLGDYVDRGPDSKGVIDFLIAARERDPRHLMLAGNHDIGFLDFLGTPDPEGLFMRYGGVQTALSYGVSLTADASWFGKMETMRRGHQALLEAMPSGHVDFLRSLPFSVTSGDFFFCHAGIRPGIPLDKQNPQDLIWIRDVFHDHTGLFPKIVVHGHTPVPEAEVMANRVNVDTLAWQSGMLTALVVDGADKRILEISIKEA is encoded by the coding sequence TTGGCGGAACCCGGCATCCATTTTCTCGACGCGCACGGGCCGGAGGGTGTGCGTCTTTACGCAATCGGCGACGTGCATGGCCGGCTCGACCTGCTGGCCGCCATGCACCAGCGGATCGAGAGCGAACTGGAGTGGAAACCGGTTCGCGACTGGCGGGTGATCCACCTCGGCGACTATGTCGATCGCGGGCCGGACTCCAAGGGGGTCATCGATTTTCTGATCGCGGCGCGAGAACGCGATCCCCGCCATCTGATGCTCGCCGGCAACCACGACATCGGCTTTCTCGACTTTCTGGGAACCCCTGACCCGGAAGGGCTTTTCATGCGCTATGGCGGCGTCCAGACGGCGCTGTCCTATGGCGTGTCCCTCACCGCCGACGCCAGCTGGTTCGGCAAGATGGAGACGATGAGACGGGGACATCAGGCCCTGCTCGAGGCAATGCCATCAGGCCATGTCGACTTCCTGCGATCGCTGCCGTTCTCGGTGACGTCAGGCGATTTCTTCTTCTGCCATGCCGGCATCAGGCCAGGCATTCCGCTGGACAAGCAGAACCCGCAGGACCTGATCTGGATCCGCGACGTTTTCCACGATCACACCGGCCTGTTCCCGAAGATCGTGGTGCATGGCCACACACCCGTCCCCGAGGCGGAAGTGATGGCCAATCGCGTCAATGTCGACACGCTTGCCTGGCAATCAGGCATGCTGACCGCGCTCGTCGTGGACGGAGCCGACAAACGCATCCTGGAAATATCTATAAAGGAAGCTTGA
- a CDS encoding alpha-hydroxy acid oxidase has protein sequence MSDILTIADLKDLARRRVPKMFFDYADSGAWTESTYRANEEDFQKIKFRQRVLVDMSNRSLESTMIGQKVSMPVALAPTGLTGMQHADGEMLAAQAAEEFGVPFTLSTMSICSIEDVASVTKKPFWFQLYVLRDKDFVLGLIDRAKAAKCSALVLTLDLQILGQRHKDVRNGLSAPPKMTLANIIDLASKPRWCLGIAGTKRRTFRNIVGHAKGVGDVSSLSSWTNEQFDPQLSWKDVAWIKERWGGKLILKGILDKEDALMAAKTGADAIVVSNHGGRQLDGASSSIMALEEIADAVGDKIEVHMDGGIRSGQDVLKALCLGAKGTYIGRPFLYGLGALGKEGVTKALEIIRKEMDITLALCGKRLVTDMGKDQLRR, from the coding sequence ATGAGCGACATTCTCACCATCGCAGACCTCAAGGATCTCGCGCGCCGGCGCGTGCCCAAGATGTTCTTCGACTATGCCGATTCCGGCGCCTGGACCGAGAGCACCTACCGGGCGAACGAGGAAGACTTCCAGAAGATCAAGTTCCGCCAGCGCGTGCTGGTCGACATGAGCAACCGCTCGCTGGAATCGACCATGATCGGCCAGAAAGTGTCGATGCCGGTGGCGCTGGCACCGACCGGCCTGACCGGCATGCAGCATGCCGATGGCGAGATGCTGGCGGCGCAGGCGGCCGAGGAATTCGGCGTGCCTTTCACCCTGTCGACGATGAGCATCTGCTCGATCGAGGACGTCGCCTCGGTGACGAAGAAACCGTTCTGGTTCCAGCTCTATGTGCTACGCGACAAGGATTTCGTGCTCGGTCTGATCGACCGCGCCAAGGCGGCGAAATGCTCGGCGCTGGTGCTGACGCTCGACCTGCAGATCCTCGGCCAACGCCACAAGGACGTGCGCAACGGGCTTTCGGCGCCGCCCAAGATGACGCTGGCCAACATCATCGACCTGGCCAGCAAGCCGCGCTGGTGCCTGGGTATCGCCGGCACCAAGCGCCGCACCTTCCGCAACATCGTCGGCCACGCCAAGGGCGTCGGCGACGTCTCTTCGCTGTCGTCCTGGACAAACGAGCAGTTCGATCCACAGCTGTCGTGGAAGGATGTCGCCTGGATCAAGGAGCGCTGGGGCGGCAAGCTGATCCTGAAAGGCATCCTCGACAAGGAGGATGCGCTGATGGCGGCCAAGACCGGCGCCGACGCGATCGTGGTTTCCAACCATGGCGGGCGCCAGCTCGATGGCGCGTCGTCCTCGATCATGGCGCTGGAAGAGATTGCGGACGCGGTCGGCGACAAGATCGAAGTGCACATGGACGGCGGCATCCGCTCCGGCCAGGACGTGCTGAAGGCGCTCTGCCTTGGCGCCAAGGGCACCTATATCGGCCGGCCGTTTCTTTACGGCCTGGGCGCGCTCGGCAAGGAAGGGGTTACCAAAGCGTTGGAAATCATCCGCAAGGAGATGGACATCACGCTGGCGCTGTGCGGAAAGCGTCTGGTCACCGACATGGGCAAGGACCAGCTCCGCCGCTAG